In Trichomycterus rosablanca isolate fTriRos1 chromosome 5, fTriRos1.hap1, whole genome shotgun sequence, the sequence TCAGCCTCCAGTTCTCCACTCCACCTACAGTAAAGACCAAAAGTTTACATAAACTTGTAAGAGCTATGTAATTTATATTGGCAAAGGTACAGAGACACCTGACATGTGTCAGTAACAGTCTCCAGTCCTCTGAGAAGACAGTCCACAGAGGAACACATTAAAGCCACCTACAGTAAAGACCAAAAGTTTACATAACATTGTTGGATCCAAAGCTTGTTTGatatcccattccaaaaaaCATAGACATTAGTATTATGTtggtttttgctttgtggcaataCCAGCCTTGACTTCTCCTTAAAGACTTTCCACAGAGGAACAAATTAAAGACCAACAgctatgtacactatatgggcaaaagtactAAGATATCTGACTTGTGACAGTATCAGCCTCGAGTGTTCTGGAAAAACCTCCCACAACAGAACACAGTAAACCCACTTACAGCTAAGGCTAAGCTAAGTAGTTTATAGTTATGATGGATATGTATATTCTGGTAGTCTTGGTTATTGAATTGGTTGCACTTGAGGTTTAAGCGTGGGCATTTCTTTACAGAAAACATGGGCTTTATTGTTGACTTAAATTGTTAAAACGAAATAGCCTCCTAGTTCCAATATGAAACTAGGAAGCAAAATGAAAAGTAATGACTTCTATAAAGAAAAATTTACCAGATGAAAAGGAGGATCGATGGTGAAGTGAAGAATGAGATAAGGTTTGAGACCTTCCAGCTATGTTGCATTAAACATGAAGGCACAGCTGCAGAAACAAGCACGTAGAAAAACAGATTGCTCAAATCGGCAACACGGTCAAAAGGGAAATCCGATTGTATGAGCCAGTTGCGTGGGTGAAAAAGAAACTTCAGcattttattcttttctttgtaAGCCAATGGCGTCAGGTGACTCATGCTCCTTATTAAACAGCTCCATATGGCTGAGCATGAGAAAAATGAAAGCTTGAAACCAGATGACATGAAGAAAACAGCTGGAAGGTTTCATCACCTCAGTCTGAGAGCAGGAGGAGGTAAAGAACCTAGGGGAGAGGTGTAATGTATTTAGCAGGCTTGTCCAAGCTAAGGGATTTTTTGATTTCCTTGGTGGATTTTGGGTACTGTAGAGAAAGAATGTAATGGTTCCAGTGTGAAGTTTCCGAAAATATAAAGTCACCCACCCTCTTGTGGccataacagcttccactcttctggaagtactttccacaagattttggactgtgttccTAAACACTGGTCATTTGTGAAAATCCAGCATCAATGTTGAATGTAAAGGCCTAACCTggtgccacaaagttggatatgtacaccaatcagccataacgttaaaaccacctcctttcaaaactcactgtccattttatcagctccacttaccatatagaagcactttgtagttctacaattactgactgcagtccatctgtttctctgtatactttgttagccccctttcatgctgttcttcaatggtcagaacttacccaggaccactacagagcaggtattatttaggtgttggatcattctcaacactgcagtgacactgacattgtggtggtgtgttagtgtgtgttgtgctggtatgagtggatcagacaaagcagcgctgctggagtttttaaataccgtgtccactcactgtccactcttttagacattcctacctagttggtccaccttgaagatgtaaagtcagagacgatcgctcatctattgctgctgtttgagttggtcatcttctagaccttcatcagtggtcacaggacgctgcccatggggcgctgtcggctgaatatatttttggttggtggactattctcagtccagcagggacagtgaggtgtttaaaaattccatcagcgctgctgtgtcttatccactcataccagcacaacacacactaacacaccaccaccatgtcagaaaCACTTGAACTACATAACTTGAACTACACCACGTCTTAGCAGTTGTCCTCCAACATGGAGTCAGCTTTCTTCCACATGGAGATGGTTTTCCATGTTATCTGTGAGTAAACAGGGTCCCCCGAAGATATATCCATCACAACTCAAATACTCAAAAGTTATTTGTCAGAGTACAGGGTCTCACAAAGATAGTTTGGGATTTAAGTTAAATATCCCATCACATCTCAAATTTAGATTATTCGTGGGAATAAAGGGTCTGTATTACAGGGTACAGGACATACAGGAAACAGAACATGTTTAAGTCATGTTTCCTCCAACACAGAGACATTTTCCCAGCATGATTAGCTTAAACTCCTGAGAGGATTTATAGTGTATTctttcattcatgtattcactTCATTTGATTGGATCAGTTCTTTATTatcaataattattatataattattattattattatttattgctaTACGAATAAagatttttatcattattactacacTGTAAACCCCAACAAAGGTGCCAACTCATAATATTTATAGGCATCACACTCAGAATCCCGTTTTTAGTCTGCCAAACTAAAAACATATGGGTATTGAGGACAATAAATTGGCTTATAGTTTATACGGgtataataattatacattaaCAATGCCGTTGTGTCAAATATTTTGAGTTAATTGTGACGTTCATTACGTTTTGACGTCATTTACGTCCTGACgtcattgttttttgtttttggttgacGCACAAATTGAAAAAATTAAGATGGTTACCCGATGCGGTGGAGGTGAGAGCAGTGCAAATGCGGGCAAAACGTTATTAAATTAGGCTTTggtcatatcatcattttgtaagTATTTGTCAGGAACAAAGGCATTTATTGTTTGAGATCGTACTTTTTGAAAATAGTGACCGTAGTGGCTCAAAGTGGAGTTGGCGGGCTACCTAAAGTGAAAGTTAACGGTTAGGTCACATGTTGTTGGACAGAGTCGAGCTTGGTCAGTGTTCGACTGTGATTATTCTCATAAGTATTTTATCCCTGCTCGTGTTAAGCGGTCTAATCTGGtaagtaaaacattttcattaatCACCAAAAACGATAATGCAGCTTGTTGTAGTTTTCGAAGTATTTGCTAACTCTGTTTCAGTTTAGCTGGCTCATCTTTATTAAAAAGTTCGTTATTAGCAATTACTATTACTTAAAGGCTACCAGaaccaaaaaaataatatttttattgtatgtttAGTACTATTGCCCATGCATTTGTGGAACCAACATGTTATTAAGTATTAAACGTAAGGTACCGATTTAAAATGTTTGTGTCATATGCAATGCATCCAGaccaatacaatataataacagTCTTGTATTATTTCTTTCATATGTTGTAGGTTCAAGTGGAAGGTGCATGGCCTAGAATTTGAAGAAGCTCCCGAGTCTTGTGTAAATTCAAGTTTGATATTCTTTGATTATTTACTACATATAAgccttgataaaacacactcCTGACTGACATAATGCATTCATATTAAATATATGCTGTCTTTTTGTCTGCATCTGTTTTTAAGGTTGGCTGTTGGCACCATAGGTTGCTGCTCTGGTCGGTCTGTTTTGGTGAAAACTTAGGTTAGATGAGCCTTTATTGTAGGATTGTTGTATAATTTACCTTTGTATGTCAGGGGATCAAATTGTGTACTAAATTGAATGTGACTGTAAAacatttatagtttattttttaattagttttggACTTCTTTTTTTGCAGGGCCATATGGGGTCTGACTGACAAACCTAGTGTACTTCTTCACTTCAACTGCTGAGGTACATATTGACTCTGGCATATTAAATATCAACACTTAGACATCACAATTATTGGTTATTAgctgtatttaatttaaagaacTCTTAGAtactatttgcattttttaaatttcagGATTAAATTTATTCAATGGAGTGGAAGTGCAGGCTTTGCTCTCTAACTTTAAACACAAGAGCAAAATTATTCACACACTACCGTCTGCATCATGGCAGTTATTCCAGAGTTAGTCCTTTGCCATGTCTTTACGACAATTGTATTTGCACATTTCCATCATTCAGTGCAATGAAAACTCATATTTCTCGGTATCACAACGATGCAGATAAATTTGTGCGTGAAGAGGCACAAGTATATTTCACATGCACTTTGTGTGACTTTAAGAAGCTTTTTAGTGAGGCCACACTTTTCAGTCATTTACGAAGCCATTTAAGAATGCATGAAATGGTGGAATGCCCTTTTAAAAACTGTAACTACCGCACAAATGCTTACTCATCATTTAATGCTCACAAAAGTAGGCAACATCTTGGTGGTTCGGACTTTGATGAAAATGTTGTCTCAGCAGTAAATGACGACACTATTGAAACATCTTCTGTTATGCATTCTGATAAAGGCCTTGCTCATTGTGAGGATACAGAGATGTTTGAAGATCTAGAGGATGATAATAGTCAGTGGGATCTTGATGATTTGAAAGCACAGTTGCATCTTAATCTggcttctttatttttaaagatgaAAACGGTACTTCATGTTTCAGACATGGCAACTCAAGAAATAGTTGAGCATTTGACTCAGTTATTCACTTTGTCCCAACCTCTCATCAAAAGAACAATTGAGAATGTGTTTCAGAACCATAGCGTAGAAGCTTCTGAAACATTAGTAAATGAGATAGTTGGTTCTGTAATCAACAGTAACATTTTTGCCACTACAACAGCTAAAGGAGAGGTATTTTCCTCACACAAGAGACGCAAAACATTCATTGAGAAAAAATTTCCTTttgttagtcctgttcagtatGTTATTGAATCAGGGCACACAACAGTACATATTTCAGTTCTTCAGATGATTcaacaaatatttaaacacaCTGACGTTCTAGACAAAATGAGTGAATCAAAGGCAAGCCAAACTGGTCATTATGCAAGCCACCATGATGGCTCATATTTTAAAGATAATGACTTTTTTTCTTCAGAGGAGCTATGTTTACCTCTACTCTTGTACATCGATGACATTGAAATAGCAAATCCTCTTGGCACATCACGAAAAATTCACAAACTAAGCACAACATACTGGATTTTTGCTGATCTCCCAAGTAAACACAGATCTGCCTTGCATGTCATTCAACTGGCAACTCTATGTAAAGTTTCAGACCTTGACAGATTCGGGTATGAGAGAGTTCTTCGTCCTTTACTCAAAGACATTCGTACCCTTGAAGAAGATGGAGTATTCATAGAGTCTCTTGGGAAAGCAGTTCGTGGCAGTGTAATGTGTGTGGTGTCTGACAATCTTGCAGCTCATTCTTTGGCAGGTTTTGCTAAATCTTTTAGAGCCACTAATTTTTGTAGATTCTGTACTGCAACTCAAGATCAGTTGCAAACACATGAAGTTAGTGATGGGGAATTTACTTTGAGGACAAAATCGAGTCATGATGATGGTGTGCAAGCAGTGACGGAGGGACAGTGCCAGCAACAGTGTGGAGTCAAAAAAGACTGTGTTTTTAATCAGTGTCTAGAATATTTCCACACAGTTACAGGGTTTCCACCCGATGTTCTCCATGATCTGTTTGAGGGCATTGTACCTGTAGAGCTGGCCCTGTGTTTAGGCGAGATGATCcgctgcaaatattttagtctTGAGGATTTAAACAGACGAATATATTCCTTTCCATACAAGCACACAGACAAGGTTGACAGGCCCCAACCTATCCCAAAAACATTTGTGGCAAAGCACACTATAGGCGGCAATGGCCACGAAAATGCAACTTTGCTGAGACTACTACCTTTGATTATTGGTGACAAAATTCCTGAGGGTGATGGGGCATGGTCTGTTCTCATGGATTTAAAAGACATAGTGGAATTAATGTTATCTCTGACATTTACAGAAGAAACCATTCAGTATTTGCAGTCAAAGATACAGGATCATAGACAAATCCTGCAGGaagtttttccacattttaaacTCCGTCCTAAACATCACTACATAGAGCACTACCCTCATCTCATTCGCTGTTTTGGACCCCTTGTTCACTATTGGACAATGAGGTTTGAGGGAAAACACCGCTTTTTCAAGCGTGTTGTTCATGACACACAAAACTTCAAAAATGTACTAAAAACATTAGCTACCAGACACCAGCACATGGTGGCTTTTTACCTCAGCTCTCCATCTTTTTTCAAACCTCACCAGCAAACCTCTAATGTCACATCTGTAAATGTCTCAACACTTCCTGATACAGTGAAggaatattttaaagaaaagacaGACAGTTCCATCATTTACTCAACATCAAGAGTCAATATTGATGGTACTGACTTTAGTGTCGGAATGTTTGTAGCTGCTGGCTATGAGGGGGGTTTGTCACAATTTTGcaagattgaaaacatatttctAGTGGACAACCGGGTCACTTTTCTCACTCGAGATCACAAATCCGACTACATCGAGCACCTGCGATCATATGCACTTTCGGCTGGGAATTTAATAGTGCGAACCATATCAGAGCTCAATGATACTTTACCACTTTCTGCTTACACCATTGAAGGCCAACTGCTCCTAACACTGAGAAGATACATATTGGTGAACTAATAGTTTGAAGCCTGTAGTGCCTTGCAGTCTTTTGGTGGCATATTTCACTCTTCATTCATAAGAAAAAAGACAGTACatttgttttctaaaagtgTTCAATGGTCACTACTTTTGTTTATACAGAAGACACGTGGAACGACAATCAAGATGACTGCCCCCCAGAAGTTTTTGCTGCGTGTGAATGTGACTACAGATAGTGCATGGAAGCTAACACTAACACAGCGCCCAGCATCTATAGATGAATTAAAGAGAATTATGCAAGAAAAGTTTAAACCCAGACTGGATGGTGTTGACTTTTCTCTGCAATATGAGGACCCTGACTTTGATGGGATGCTGACTGTTCTTACAAATATTGAGGAATTACCAGAGAAAGGAATGCTAAAAGTGGTCCGATCAGAAAGTGATGATAACTCGTCATTGGCAAGCTCAGACACAGAGATACTACCACACGTGCCCCTAAACGATCGTCAGAAGCACTGGCCCAACACTTTTGTTGTCCCGGCTTTTTCTTTTGATGTAGAGCATGTGCTCGAAGAAGGAAACCAGGTGTATAGAGAGTATGGCAAAAGATTAAAGTTAACCCGATCTCAAACTCACTGTGTTCTGGATAAAATGGCTGAAACAATCTATAGCTACAAACCATACCCAAATGAAAGTCAACTGGCAAAGGCAGCAGAAGCCCTAGTTAATGCCCATCCTTGTCTCACAGAGCACGGTAGTCACATTCCTTGGTATGGCTGGAAAGTCCGCTTGGCGCACAAGATGGGGAATTATCGAACAATAATGGCCAAATCTGGCTGTGCAGAGGTTGCTGTCAACACAGGCAGGAGGAGTAAAAACAACCCTGACAGTGCCCATCCTCATTCCAACATCAAGAAAGCCAGACGTTCTGAAATCAACTTTCTTCCTAACTTTCCTAAAGGGGAGAATCAGACGTCCCTTGAACAGATGAGATTACAGGTAATGGAAGAAAGTGAAAAGATGGAAATAAACCAGATGTTCATAGAAAAATGCATGCAGACAACTTTTGCTTTACGACGCCAAGAGATTGTCAAGGGAGATCTACTGGTAAAGGATCTTTTGATCAGATGGCCAGCACTGCAGACTGAGTCACaggtaacatttttttttatattgagtTGTGTATGGCCATTTGTTCTACAAGTAGTTATCTATGTGTTTGCAGGTGTTTGCTGAATTTCACCGTATTACCAACGTGAACCTGAGGAACACGTTCTATGCAGAGTTTGATCGCCATACACCGACATTGATTGGATTGTACAGACAGAAGGCATCACGCACCGGCAAGATAGCAGAGTCGCTACAGAAGATTCTTCGAGCCTATGACATTCAGGTATGTTCTGTTTTAGTGGTTTATCTGTCTTTTAATTAAGTGTTGGGTGTGCCATAGGACTGTATGTGTTGTTGTGGCATACTTTAATTTATGTGCATTTGTACCAATcctgttttatgtttatatatttatatactgtatatgtgtgtgtgtgtgtgtgtgtagttcctTCCACTGTTCTTTGCGTGCACGTGTATAACCCTTCTTTCCTTTTATCGTTTTTTTTGTCAATTTAGGAAGAACAAGACATCCATGTGAGACGCATCTTGTCTCTCCGTGCACTTTCCATCTACCTACGAGAAGATGACTCGGACCTCTTTAAAAGCTGCAATGTATGAATTACTTATAACACCTTTCTAGTTAGTTTATAGATGTACTTAAATACtggtaattattattgttaacgtGGCTCTAATTAGACCACTTATATCTTGCAGCAAGACGGAGAACCAGATGTCTCTGAGTGTCCTCTTGCTCTCCTCACTGCTTCTGAAGACATATTCACACCTGGCGATGTCTCTGTTGTTGTTGAAGGGAACATTGTTATGAGTGAAATTCCAAAAATGCTTGATGCATTCTTACTGTTGTTTGGCCTGATTTATGTGTTCAATATCGAGTATCCAAAAAAGCTTGAAAACACGTTTACCTTTATCCAGAAGATTATGGTTTGCCTTGATGATCAAACGGCTCTGAAGCCATGCCTGCTTACTCTAAAAAATGAGCTCTTTAAAGAGTAAAACAAGTTTCCAGCTCACTGTTACTGCCAGTGCTGTCTGCAATTTTTGTATACAAAATATTTGTTACTGCACGATGTGCCAACATTGTTTTCTCAGGGTGCTTTTTATAATTGCACtttatttaaatgcactttgttttttttgtaaaagcaGAGTACTGgcaaaaacataaaatgttcagaaaaatatttataaaggtTCAAGCTAAagtgattttttatttacattttgtttgttaaaCAATTTACTCTGTTTGCAAATGATTTGTTTTGCAGCCAAACCAAAAAACTGTTTTCAACCATTCAGTATTTGCAGTCAAGATCAGGATCATAGACAAAAAGATGGGCAGTGACCAAACATTTtgttaatcatttttatttatggtaATAGTTCACTTTGCAGCCAAAccaaatgttttgttttagaaaCCTGACGTTACAACACCCTGGCATTGACATGTATAGTGCCTTGTTGCTGTATGAGCCTGTTTCACAGTACTTCCTCCTGAAAGATTTATTTCTATCAATTGTAATTTTGGGCCAGTTTGGTTATATTTTGTTGACAAGGAAAAATACTGGTTGTTAGTTCCATTCTCACCATCACACTAAattttgtattaaattaaattttttattaaataatttaataattcatgTTTAGATCTCGGCCAGGATGGACCTTACTAGGATAAAACAAGGACTGAAGTtagaactaataaataaaattgggaTATGATTTCTAAATTACTGCATTTCATGCACACTATTAATTGATAACCTAAGTTTTGTTAGGTTGAAAGAATGTTGTGAATATTATCACAGAATATTGTGAATACTGTGAAGGtctgatgtttaaaaatgttttaaaaagcaatatattttaaataagttcCTATTTTGATCTGcccatggtttttttttttttttttacttttagtaccattaatgttttgagttaattgTATTTGTAAGTGGTCATGTAATAACACATTAACTGAGTTTCGAATTATTATATTGTAGGTCTAGTAAATCTAAATGAATAGTGTTTTGCAAGTTAAAAGTATTACAATCTATAAACATTATGTATTGAAAGTAACTATAAACTTTAAGTTAATAAATGctaaatttttaattaatattaaacacaactGTGACTCAGGTGAAAGTATAAATTTTAAGTTCtacttcaattaaaaaaaataaaacattaacttAAAATTTATTAGGTAATCAGTTACGACAAAAGTTTTGAGTTCTGTGAACTTATTTGGTTTTACAGTGTATCGTTGTTGTTGTAGGAGGaggagtgatgatgatgatagctGGGATTTATTGCCACGTCAGCACGATTACGGCTATATACGTGGCATGTCAAGTTTCTGTTTCATATAAGGTTGATAAAGTTTTTAGAGGGAGGGGTGTGGCTTGGTACTaccattatttcttttattacataAGGAGGAGGAGTGTCCATATATTTTGGCCACATGGTAGAAGAAACCCAATACTCTCAACTTATGCTGAGAAGATAATGTGTCTGAGTGGTCACATGTAATCCCAagaacaaccaaaaacattctgCCCTGAACACAGTAAACACTGTCAACAGTCAGCTAAGCTTTACATCAAGAAAGACACCCCTGCTCCAAAACTGAAGCTTTAAACTTGACTTTAGATGACCACAGATTTCaaggacaaagaaaaaaaaacatgagcagGGGGCTTTCAAGTCTGTGGTGACCAGTCAAGCGTCTTCTggtggcagacctgtttttgtgttcttggattACTGACCATCTGTACAAATTTCCTGCCAGCGTAAGATGACAGTTTGGGATTTGTTGTTAGATGACCGTTTCATGTACTTTGTGCttaaagataattatttgtgAAAATGATCTTGTGCCTAATTATCTTTAGGAATGATTTGAAGTGATTTTTTAATTGGGAAAATCTAAGATCTGCTTTGTGAGATCTGTACAATGCCTCATAGATTTTCCCATTATAATTTTATGACAGATATTTtcattacaagtgtatgtaaatttttttactTTGGAAGTTTGGGATTAGACACCTCTGTTCCTGGCTGGCTAAGTTTAATAGTTAATCTTTATTGCAATGACTAGCCAGAAACAATTGCACTGTTTATTGATATCATATGCATACGcatacctttattgtcattatacaagTACAAGATTCAGTGTGATCTACTTAGAAAACAGAATATATATGttagcacctgttagtgggtgggatatattttacattttatcctcaaagttgatgtgattaaagcaggaaaatgggcgagcgtaaggatttgacaagggtcaaattgttatggctagacgactgggtcagattactccaaaactgcagctcttgtggggtgttcctggtctgcagtggtcagtatctatcaa encodes:
- the LOC134314344 gene encoding uncharacterized protein LOC134314344; protein product: MTAPQKFLLRVNVTTDSAWKLTLTQRPASIDELKRIMQEKFKPRLDGVDFSLQYEDPDFDGMLTVLTNIEELPEKGMLKVVRSESDDNSSLASSDTEILPHVPLNDRQKHWPNTFVVPAFSFDVEHVLEEGNQVYREYGKRLKLTRSQTHCVLDKMAETIYSYKPYPNESQLAKAAEALVNAHPCLTEHGSHIPWYGWKVRLAHKMGNYRTIMAKSGCAEVAVNTGRRSKNNPDSAHPHSNIKKARRSEINFLPNFPKGENQTSLEQMRLQVMEESEKMEINQMFIEKCMQTTFALRRQEIVKGDLLVKDLLIRWPALQTESQVFAEFHRITNVNLRNTFYAEFDRHTPTLIGLYRQKASRTGKIAESLQKILRAYDIQEEQDIHVRRILSLRALSIYLREDDSDLFKSCNQDGEPDVSECPLALLTASEDIFTPGDVSVVVEGNIVMSEIPKMLDAFLLLFGLIYVFNIEYPKKLENTFTFIQKIMVCLDDQTALKPCLLTLKNELFKE